One window of Mesorhizobium sp. WSM4904 genomic DNA carries:
- a CDS encoding DUF3445 domain-containing protein, whose amino-acid sequence MTTHTLPTHTPYDGSSKLFTIGLRPLELDRWIEVDEFLLPYLAEKRRLYTEIPEKVFVEQGDTRDAQHEVLDLLVAHLREKHPGTHHGTGSAIEGFGPDGAIGKLSPGLRKAPLVQASLLVQEDLILMRRGDDGWRLAAGSLCFPSSWSLREKFGKPLQQIHAPVPGFGPGTRPADLINRMFDGLQGQAVERFNWSIQAGEALYHPLSNGERIDRATNRPTRFPDGDINAHAFIRVERQTLRKLPVSRDILFTIRIHLDPLAVLDRHPDRATLAASFAEQLNALDQAQLDYKGLTADRDRLVAYLDGMAKAA is encoded by the coding sequence ATGACCACCCACACGCTCCCGACCCACACGCCCTATGACGGCTCCTCGAAACTGTTCACCATCGGCCTGAGGCCGCTCGAGCTCGACCGCTGGATCGAGGTCGATGAATTCCTCTTGCCCTATCTCGCCGAAAAGCGGCGGCTTTACACGGAGATCCCGGAAAAGGTCTTTGTCGAGCAAGGCGATACGCGCGACGCACAGCACGAGGTGCTCGACCTCCTCGTCGCCCATCTGCGAGAAAAACACCCGGGGACTCACCACGGCACAGGCTCCGCCATCGAGGGGTTCGGCCCCGACGGAGCGATCGGCAAGCTCTCTCCCGGACTGCGCAAAGCGCCGCTCGTCCAGGCATCCTTGCTGGTGCAGGAGGATTTGATCCTGATGCGGCGGGGCGACGACGGCTGGCGGCTCGCCGCCGGATCGCTCTGCTTTCCTTCGTCCTGGTCGCTCCGGGAAAAATTCGGCAAGCCGCTGCAGCAGATCCATGCGCCCGTGCCGGGCTTCGGCCCGGGCACGCGGCCCGCCGATTTGATAAACCGCATGTTCGACGGCCTGCAGGGCCAGGCGGTCGAACGTTTCAACTGGTCGATCCAGGCGGGCGAGGCGCTCTATCATCCGCTTTCCAACGGGGAGCGCATCGACCGCGCCACCAACCGGCCTACCCGCTTCCCCGACGGCGACATCAACGCCCACGCCTTCATCCGCGTCGAGCGGCAGACGCTGCGCAAGCTGCCGGTCTCGCGCGACATCCTCTTCACCATCCGTATCCATCTCGACCCGCTGGCGGTGCTCGACCGGCACCCTGACAGGGCGACGCTGGCGGCCTCTTTCGCCGAACAGCTCAACGCCCTCGACCAGGCGCAGCTCGATTACAAGGGCCTCACCGCCGACCGCGACCGGCTGGTCGCCTACCTCGACGGCATGGCCAAGGCCGCTTAA
- a CDS encoding aminotransferase class IV family protein: MSSESALRDGNRADFELIETMRWEPGSGFLRFERHLARLYASAAELGFACHPQRVGKALTGAVGGQQIVLRTRLVLQRNGEATASAQPYEPLAADKVWRLQLARVRLDSGNTLLHHKTSLRQVYTHARAEYLVTQADEVLLANERGELCEGTITNVFADFGDGVLATPRLDCGLLPGVLRGELLDEGRAAEAIYTFDDLKSAKAIFVGNSLRGLIPAQLA; encoded by the coding sequence GTGTCTTCTGAAAGCGCGCTTCGCGACGGGAACCGTGCCGACTTCGAACTGATCGAGACCATGCGCTGGGAGCCTGGCTCGGGCTTCCTGCGCTTCGAGCGGCATCTTGCGCGGCTTTACGCTTCGGCGGCGGAGCTTGGCTTTGCCTGCCACCCGCAACGGGTCGGCAAGGCGCTGACGGGTGCGGTCGGCGGGCAGCAGATCGTACTGCGCACCCGCCTTGTCCTGCAGCGCAATGGCGAGGCGACGGCATCGGCACAGCCTTACGAACCGCTCGCTGCGGACAAGGTCTGGCGGCTGCAGCTGGCGAGGGTCCGACTCGATTCCGGCAACACGCTGCTGCACCACAAGACCAGCCTGCGACAGGTCTACACGCACGCACGTGCCGAATATCTCGTCACGCAAGCCGACGAGGTGCTGCTCGCCAACGAGCGCGGCGAGCTCTGCGAAGGCACGATCACCAATGTCTTCGCCGACTTCGGTGACGGCGTGCTCGCGACGCCTCGGCTCGACTGCGGCCTGCTTCCTGGAGTATTGCGCGGCGAGCTTCTGGACGAAGGCCGCGCCGCGGAAGCGATCTACACCTTTGATGATCTGAAGTCCGCGAAGGCGATCTTCGTCGGCAATTCGCTGCGCGGGCTGATCCCGGCGCAACTCGCCTGA
- a CDS encoding proton-conducting membrane transporter: MSTFFYMLLAFVVGVLVGWFIWGRLRGEFDSLRGDLDRARSERDRFRADTDRLSGELDTCVRARADLERQLRGTPATAGADKAAAPAPTALMSSTPAAAKSPPAKSSAAKSASTKSVPAKKPAAAKTATAPKASAAPRKAAPAPKKAAAPTAPNGKADNLRRLIGIGPVNEKLLKDQGVTTYAQIAAWTEADVKRVEEVLNFDGRIEREKWIEQAKLLAAGDEAEFARRFPTAGTASNT; this comes from the coding sequence ATGAGCACTTTCTTCTACATGCTCCTGGCGTTCGTTGTGGGTGTCCTGGTTGGCTGGTTCATCTGGGGCCGCCTGCGCGGCGAGTTCGACAGTCTGCGCGGCGATCTCGATCGCGCAAGGAGCGAGCGCGACCGGTTTCGCGCCGACACGGACCGCCTGAGCGGCGAGCTCGACACCTGTGTCCGCGCCCGCGCCGATCTCGAGCGCCAGCTGCGCGGGACACCCGCCACAGCCGGCGCCGACAAGGCCGCCGCGCCCGCGCCGACGGCGCTGATGTCGTCGACACCGGCCGCGGCCAAATCGCCGCCCGCGAAATCGTCCGCGGCAAAATCGGCCTCGACCAAGAGCGTGCCGGCCAAGAAACCGGCGGCGGCCAAGACGGCGACCGCGCCGAAGGCAAGCGCGGCGCCAAGGAAAGCCGCACCGGCTCCGAAGAAAGCCGCCGCACCGACGGCGCCCAACGGCAAGGCGGACAATCTGCGCCGCCTGATCGGCATTGGTCCGGTCAACGAAAAGCTGCTCAAGGATCAGGGCGTCACCACCTACGCCCAGATCGCCGCGTGGACCGAGGCCGACGTGAAGCGCGTCGAGGAGGTTCTCAATTTCGATGGTCGCATCGAGCGCGAGAAATGGATCGAGCAGGCGAAATTGCTGGCCGCGGGTGACGAGGCCGAATTCGCCCGTCGCTTCCCGACGGCAGGCACCGCCAGCAACACCTGA
- a CDS encoding aminodeoxychorismate synthase component I, with the protein MSLPSAIFRNDEVGRQLVFDRPLEIIIARTAAEFAPALEAAQAASDAGKWLAGYFSYEAGYLLEPKLVPLLPEGRRAPLICLGVFDAPLEQAVPKSNVVATNGPIFDARAGWSAEDYALRFARLHDHIRKGDCYQGNLTFPVHAQWSGDPLAAFEALTGRQPVKYGALVSLGDPIVLSRSPELFFEIDDEGMIETHPMKGTAPRGATRAEDERLKAFLRNDEKNQAENRMIVDLLRNDISLISEVGTLQVPELFRIETYPTVHQMVSRVRARLLPDVGIRQIFAALFPCGSITGAPKIRAMEILHDLEGVPRDVYCGAIGWVAPGGTMRFSVAIRTISLFADGEAVYNVGGGVVFDSTADEEYRECLLKARFATGTVPTSN; encoded by the coding sequence ATGTCCCTGCCTTCCGCAATCTTCCGCAATGACGAGGTCGGCCGCCAGCTCGTCTTCGACAGGCCGCTCGAGATCATCATCGCGCGAACCGCGGCCGAATTCGCGCCGGCACTCGAAGCAGCGCAGGCCGCCTCCGACGCCGGCAAATGGCTGGCCGGCTATTTCTCCTACGAGGCCGGCTACCTGCTCGAGCCGAAGCTGGTGCCGCTGCTGCCGGAGGGCCGCCGCGCGCCGCTGATCTGTCTCGGCGTCTTCGACGCGCCGCTCGAACAGGCCGTGCCGAAAAGCAACGTGGTGGCGACCAACGGCCCGATTTTCGACGCCAGGGCGGGATGGTCCGCCGAGGACTATGCCCTCCGCTTCGCTCGCCTCCACGACCATATCCGCAAGGGTGATTGCTACCAGGGCAACCTGACGTTCCCGGTCCATGCGCAATGGTCCGGCGATCCGCTCGCCGCCTTCGAGGCGCTGACCGGGCGCCAGCCGGTGAAATACGGCGCGCTGGTCTCGCTCGGCGATCCGATCGTGTTGTCGCGCTCGCCGGAGCTCTTCTTCGAGATCGATGACGAGGGCATGATCGAGACGCACCCGATGAAGGGCACGGCGCCGCGCGGCGCGACCAGGGCCGAGGATGAGCGGCTGAAAGCGTTCCTGCGCAACGACGAGAAGAACCAGGCCGAGAACCGGATGATCGTCGACCTGCTGCGCAACGACATCTCGCTGATCAGCGAGGTCGGCACGCTGCAGGTGCCGGAGCTGTTCCGCATCGAGACCTATCCGACCGTCCACCAGATGGTGAGCCGGGTACGCGCAAGATTGCTGCCGGATGTCGGCATTCGACAGATCTTCGCCGCGCTCTTTCCCTGCGGCTCGATCACCGGCGCGCCAAAAATCCGCGCCATGGAGATATTGCACGACCTGGAAGGCGTGCCGCGCGACGTCTATTGCGGTGCCATCGGCTGGGTCGCGCCGGGCGGCACGATGCGGTTCTCGGTGGCGATCCGCACCATCTCCCTCTTTGCCGATGGCGAGGCCGTCTACAATGTCGGCGGCGGCGTCGTCTTCGATTCGACCGCCGACGAGGAGTATCGGGAGTGTCTTCTGAAAGCGCGCTTCGCGACGGGAACCGTGCCGACTTCGAACTGA
- a CDS encoding homospermidine synthase: protein MANENWPVYGEITGPVVMIGFGSIGRGTLPLIERHFKFDKSRMVVIDPLDADRKLLDERGITFMQDAITKKNYKKLLTPLLTHGGGQGMCVNLSVDTSSLELMKLCRKLGVLYIDTVVEPWLGFYFDETADNASRTNYALRESVRQEKEKAPGGTTAISCCGANPGMVSWFVKQALVNLATDLGLEFVVPAEHDREGWAKLMKKAGVKGIHIAERDTQRTKKPKPMDVFWNTWSVEGFISEGLQPAELGWGTHETWMPKNGKKHRHGSQAAIYLEQPGANTRVRSWCPTPGPQYGFLVTHNEAISIADFFTVRGKKGKVNYRPTCHYAYHPCNDAVLSLHEMFGAAGKAQPVHHVLDENELVDGVDELGVLLYGHDKNAYWYGSQLSLAEARKLAPYQNATGLQVTSAVLAGMVWALENPMAGIVEADEMDFRRCLEVQMPYLGPVRGYYTDWTPLDNRPGLFPEDMDKEDPWQFRNILVR from the coding sequence ATGGCGAATGAAAACTGGCCCGTTTACGGTGAAATCACCGGCCCTGTCGTGATGATCGGCTTCGGCTCGATCGGACGGGGAACGCTGCCGCTGATCGAACGCCATTTCAAGTTCGACAAGTCGCGCATGGTGGTCATCGACCCGCTCGACGCCGATCGCAAGCTGCTCGACGAGCGCGGCATCACCTTCATGCAGGACGCAATCACCAAGAAGAACTACAAGAAGCTGCTGACCCCGCTTCTCACCCATGGCGGCGGCCAGGGCATGTGCGTCAACCTGTCGGTGGATACCTCTTCGCTGGAACTGATGAAGCTCTGCCGCAAGCTCGGCGTGCTCTACATCGACACCGTGGTCGAGCCATGGCTCGGCTTCTATTTTGATGAAACGGCCGACAACGCCTCGCGCACCAACTATGCGCTGCGCGAGAGCGTGCGCCAGGAAAAGGAAAAGGCCCCGGGAGGCACCACCGCGATCTCCTGCTGCGGCGCCAATCCCGGCATGGTCTCGTGGTTCGTCAAGCAGGCGCTCGTCAACCTCGCCACCGATCTCGGGCTCGAGTTCGTGGTGCCGGCGGAGCATGACCGCGAGGGTTGGGCGAAGCTGATGAAGAAGGCCGGCGTCAAGGGCATCCACATCGCCGAGCGCGACACCCAGCGCACCAAGAAGCCGAAGCCGATGGACGTGTTCTGGAACACCTGGTCGGTCGAGGGCTTCATCTCGGAAGGCCTGCAGCCGGCCGAACTCGGCTGGGGCACGCATGAAACCTGGATGCCGAAGAACGGCAAGAAGCACAGGCATGGCTCGCAGGCGGCGATCTATCTGGAGCAGCCCGGCGCCAACACGCGCGTGCGCAGCTGGTGCCCGACGCCCGGCCCGCAATACGGCTTCCTGGTGACGCACAACGAGGCGATTTCGATAGCCGATTTCTTCACCGTCCGCGGCAAGAAGGGCAAGGTGAACTACCGCCCGACCTGCCATTATGCCTACCATCCCTGCAATGACGCGGTTCTGTCGCTGCACGAGATGTTCGGCGCCGCCGGCAAGGCGCAGCCTGTCCATCATGTGCTGGACGAGAACGAGCTGGTCGACGGCGTCGACGAGCTCGGCGTGCTGCTCTACGGCCACGACAAGAACGCCTACTGGTACGGCTCGCAGCTGTCCTTGGCCGAGGCCCGCAAGCTGGCGCCGTACCAGAACGCCACCGGCTTGCAGGTCACGTCGGCGGTGCTGGCCGGCATGGTCTGGGCGCTTGAAAATCCGATGGCCGGCATCGTCGAGGCCGACGAGATGGATTTCAGGCGCTGCCTGGAGGTGCAGATGCCCTATCTCGGGCCGGTCAGGGGCTATTACACCGACTGGACCCCGCTCGATAATCGTCCCGGCCTTTTCCCCGAGGACATGGACAAGGAAGACCCGTGG
- a CDS encoding M3 family oligoendopeptidase: MRMMFGRRLAAPASGQGAAELGDLPEWNLADLYSGMEAPELKRDIARAASDAIAFEGRWKGTLAAEAERGAAGRLGEALKTYEALEELIGRIVSYAGLVYAGNTADPQRAKLYGDVQEKMTDASAHLLFFALELNLIDDAVIESALAADAAFAHYRPWVLDLRKDKPYQLEDRVEQLFHEKSVTGRGAWNRLFDETMTDLRFDVDGEELTLEPALNRLQDSDGEVRRRASEALAATFRKNLRTFTLITNTLAKDKEISDRWRGFEDIADSRHLANRVERGVVDALAAAVRNAYPRLSHRYYAMKARWLGMDVMNHWDRNAPLPETPQAVIRWDDARDTVLSAYQRFSPEMAEIARTFFDRKWIDAPVRPGKSPGAFAHPTVPSAHPYVLLNYMGKPRDVMTLAHELGHGVHQVLAAGQGALMASTPLTLAETASVFGEMLTFRSLLDQTADKRERKAMLAQKVEDMINTVVRQIAFYEFERKVHAERRNGELTSDRLGQFWLEVQAESLGPAIRLRDGYEVFWTYIPHFIHSPFYVYAYAFGDCLVNSLYAVYQNAERGFQEKYFEMLRAGGTKHHSELLAPFGLDATDPAFWQIGLGVISTLIDELEVLDK, from the coding sequence ATGCGCATGATGTTTGGTCGGCGGCTTGCGGCGCCAGCGTCCGGCCAAGGCGCGGCGGAGCTTGGCGATCTGCCGGAATGGAATCTCGCCGATCTCTATTCCGGTATGGAGGCGCCGGAGCTGAAGCGCGACATCGCTCGGGCGGCAAGCGACGCCATCGCCTTCGAAGGCCGCTGGAAGGGCACTTTGGCCGCCGAGGCCGAACGCGGCGCCGCCGGCCGGCTCGGCGAGGCACTGAAGACGTACGAGGCGCTGGAGGAACTGATCGGCCGCATCGTCTCCTATGCCGGGCTGGTCTATGCCGGCAACACCGCCGATCCGCAGCGCGCCAAGCTCTATGGCGACGTCCAGGAGAAGATGACCGATGCCAGCGCGCACCTGCTGTTCTTCGCGCTGGAGCTCAACCTGATCGACGACGCGGTGATCGAAAGCGCGCTTGCGGCCGACGCGGCCTTCGCCCACTACCGGCCCTGGGTGCTCGACCTGCGGAAGGACAAACCCTACCAGCTCGAGGACCGGGTCGAGCAGTTGTTCCATGAAAAGTCGGTCACCGGGCGCGGCGCTTGGAACCGCCTGTTCGACGAGACCATGACCGACCTGCGCTTCGATGTCGACGGCGAGGAGTTGACGCTGGAGCCGGCGCTGAACCGGTTGCAGGACTCCGATGGCGAAGTGCGCCGTCGCGCCTCCGAGGCGCTCGCCGCGACCTTCCGCAAGAACCTGCGGACCTTCACGCTCATCACCAACACTTTAGCCAAGGACAAGGAGATCTCCGACCGCTGGCGCGGCTTCGAGGACATCGCCGATTCACGCCATCTCGCCAACCGCGTCGAGCGCGGCGTGGTCGATGCGCTCGCGGCCGCCGTGCGCAATGCCTATCCGCGGCTTTCGCACCGCTACTATGCGATGAAGGCGCGCTGGCTCGGCATGGACGTGATGAACCACTGGGACCGCAACGCGCCGCTGCCCGAGACACCGCAAGCGGTGATCCGCTGGGACGACGCCAGGGACACCGTGCTGTCGGCCTACCAGCGCTTCTCGCCGGAGATGGCGGAAATCGCGCGGACCTTCTTCGACCGCAAGTGGATCGACGCGCCGGTCAGGCCTGGCAAGTCGCCCGGCGCCTTCGCCCATCCGACGGTGCCGTCGGCGCACCCTTACGTGCTGCTCAACTACATGGGCAAGCCGCGCGATGTGATGACGCTGGCGCATGAGCTCGGCCACGGCGTGCACCAGGTGCTGGCCGCCGGCCAGGGCGCGCTGATGGCCTCGACGCCGCTGACGCTGGCCGAGACCGCCTCCGTCTTCGGCGAGATGCTGACTTTCCGCTCGCTGCTCGACCAGACCGCCGACAAGCGCGAACGCAAGGCGATGCTCGCCCAGAAGGTCGAGGACATGATCAACACCGTCGTGCGCCAGATCGCCTTCTACGAGTTCGAGCGCAAGGTGCATGCCGAGCGCCGCAACGGCGAGCTGACCTCGGACAGGCTGGGCCAGTTCTGGCTGGAAGTTCAGGCCGAAAGCCTGGGGCCGGCAATCAGGCTGCGCGATGGCTACGAAGTCTTCTGGACCTACATCCCGCACTTCATCCACTCGCCCTTCTACGTCTATGCCTACGCCTTCGGCGACTGCCTGGTGAACTCGCTCTATGCCGTCTACCAGAATGCGGAGCGCGGCTTTCAGGAGAAGTATTTCGAGATGCTGCGCGCCGGCGGTACCAAGCATCACTCGGAGCTTCTGGCGCCCTTCGGCCTCGACGCCACCGATCCTGCCTTCTGGCAGATCGGCCTTGGCGTGATCAGCACGCTGATCGACGAGCTGGAAGTGCTCGACAAATGA